A stretch of the Synechocystis sp. PCC 7338 genome encodes the following:
- a CDS encoding HU family DNA-binding protein, producing the protein MNKGELVHAVTDKAKEQLGESITKKEVDAVISAAIDCIMEVVAEGEKVTLVGFGSFEARERKEREGRNPKTGDKMLIPATKVPAFSAGKMFKDKVAPDKK; encoded by the coding sequence ATGAATAAAGGCGAATTAGTCCATGCGGTCACGGACAAAGCGAAAGAACAACTGGGGGAAAGCATCACGAAAAAGGAGGTAGATGCGGTAATTTCAGCCGCCATTGATTGCATCATGGAGGTGGTGGCCGAAGGGGAAAAAGTGACCCTAGTGGGCTTTGGTTCCTTTGAAGCCAGGGAACGCAAGGAAAGGGAGGGCCGCAACCCCAAAACCGGGGATAAAATGCTCATTCCAGCCACTAAGGTGCCGGCTTTCTCTGCAGGCAAAATGTTCAAAGATAAAGTTGCTCCTGATAAAAAATAA